In Acidianus brierleyi, one genomic interval encodes:
- a CDS encoding TIGR00266 family protein produces the protein MPQYQIVGQDIQYVKVYLNSGEKIFGDAGHLLMKTASVNMQTKMRGGLFGALKRELTGGTFFVTELNGPGEAVFAGIFPGKIVQIPLNGQGIIAESHTFLFAEDGVNYDSQMARLSVGILGGEGLFLARFHGNGNLFIHSYGGLYIKDLAPGEIIQVEASHLMAFQEGMQYSVSRVGGLRSLLFAHEGLFFVTLQGPGRVWIHSLTAEQLASALIPFLPSGQQGGFQLPI, from the coding sequence ATGCCACAGTATCAAATTGTAGGCCAGGATATACAGTACGTTAAGGTTTATTTAAATTCCGGCGAAAAAATTTTTGGAGATGCGGGACATCTTCTTATGAAAACTGCTTCTGTAAATATGCAAACTAAAATGAGAGGAGGTTTATTCGGAGCATTAAAAAGAGAACTTACAGGAGGAACATTTTTTGTTACAGAACTTAATGGTCCAGGTGAAGCAGTATTTGCAGGTATATTTCCAGGAAAAATAGTTCAAATACCTTTAAATGGACAAGGTATAATTGCAGAATCTCATACTTTTCTTTTTGCAGAAGATGGAGTAAATTACGATAGCCAAATGGCAAGACTATCAGTAGGAATATTAGGAGGAGAAGGATTATTCCTAGCTAGATTCCACGGTAATGGTAATCTATTTATTCATTCTTATGGTGGATTATATATAAAAGATCTAGCTCCAGGAGAAATCATACAAGTTGAGGCATCGCATTTGATGGCATTTCAAGAAGGCATGCAATATTCTGTATCTAGGGTTGGAGGTTTAAGATCGTTATTATTTGCTCATGAGGGGCTATTCTTTGTAACTTTACAAGGACCCGGTAGAGTATGGATACATAGCTTAACTGCTGAACAATTAGCATCTGCATTAATACCTTTCTTACCATCTGGCCAGCAGGGTGGTTTTCAACTACCTATTTAA
- a CDS encoding DUF929 domain-containing protein — protein sequence MRRSITAIVFAIAIIFIILFSYWGNVISLFMPDPLNHLVKVANRDFAGNSTEIYFISWYGCPYGATLSWPLYVMLRHYGNVSVQPHYSIFESDIGEPVPGLIFTNFSSNSSIQFHYIYLYNQYLNATPNGTKITNLVQYGLEIIKNKTPEWVYSLVEKYEVNEPLAGFMLSVVNSGNPPHIATVLIITDPKGTWMLIGYPSSLTPGQILSISTNSTSLLKDINSGNVPSSIYSYYEKLEETLD from the coding sequence ATGAGAAGAAGTATTACTGCTATAGTTTTTGCTATTGCAATTATATTTATAATTCTTTTTAGTTATTGGGGGAATGTTATTTCTTTATTTATGCCTGATCCACTAAACCATTTGGTTAAGGTAGCGAATAGAGATTTTGCAGGTAATTCGACTGAAATATATTTCATATCTTGGTATGGATGTCCTTATGGAGCTACATTATCTTGGCCCCTATATGTTATGCTAAGACATTATGGAAATGTTAGTGTACAACCGCATTATTCTATTTTTGAATCGGATATTGGTGAACCCGTGCCAGGCTTAATATTTACAAATTTCTCATCAAATTCTTCTATACAATTTCATTATATTTATCTTTATAATCAGTACCTTAATGCAACTCCTAATGGTACTAAGATTACGAATTTAGTTCAATACGGTCTAGAGATTATAAAGAATAAAACGCCAGAATGGGTATATTCTTTAGTGGAGAAATACGAAGTTAATGAGCCCTTAGCAGGATTTATGCTATCAGTAGTTAATTCTGGAAATCCTCCGCATATAGCTACAGTACTTATTATAACTGATCCTAAAGGAACATGGATGTTGATAGGATATCCTTCATCTCTTACTCCAGGGCAAATATTATCGATTTCTACTAATTCTACTAGCCTTCTAAAAGACATAAACAGCGGAAATGTACCTAGCAGTATTTATTCTTATTATGAAAAGCTTGAAGAAACCTTGGATTAA
- a CDS encoding sulfite oxidase-like oxidoreductase, whose protein sequence is MEVQLPHGQRYIKKFIYYAALGVPEVDISTYKLKINGLVENKLEFSYEDLLKMIDTKYTKDFHCVTGWSIKDVYWEGIKIRNIVEKSKVKEEAKWVIFYSLDGYTSTIPIEDALSEDSIIALRINGKPLTIEQGFPARPFMPHLYGWKSAKWLTEIEFIDKYVDGYWEERGYHERGNVWEEERFKGHLGKHSPKRPIL, encoded by the coding sequence ATGGAAGTTCAGTTACCTCATGGACAAAGATATATTAAAAAATTCATTTATTATGCAGCTTTAGGAGTCCCTGAAGTGGACATTTCTACCTATAAGTTAAAGATAAATGGATTAGTAGAAAATAAACTAGAGTTTAGCTATGAAGATTTATTAAAAATGATAGATACGAAATACACAAAAGATTTTCACTGTGTAACAGGTTGGAGTATTAAAGACGTTTATTGGGAAGGAATTAAAATTAGAAATATAGTAGAAAAATCTAAAGTAAAAGAAGAAGCAAAATGGGTTATATTTTATTCATTAGATGGCTACACATCTACTATACCAATAGAGGACGCATTAAGCGAAGATTCAATAATAGCTTTAAGAATTAATGGAAAACCTTTAACAATAGAGCAAGGTTTTCCAGCTAGACCTTTTATGCCACATCTATATGGATGGAAGAGCGCTAAATGGTTAACAGAAATTGAATTTATTGATAAATATGTAGATGGCTATTGGGAGGAAAGAGGGTATCATGAAAGAGGTAACGTTTGGGAAGAAGAAAGATTTAAAGGCCATTTAGGAAAACATTCGCCAAAAAGACCTATACTTTAA
- a CDS encoding alcohol dehydrogenase catalytic domain-containing protein — protein MRNLKALVFDKNGIENLKYSDVDMPMIKDDEVLVKIVKSGVTQLDYMTISSMKVNPIPHIAGSEFSGIVEEVGNNVNNVKEGDKVAVYTRTFDGNCNYCKRGLEMLCKAGRRIGIDENGGYAEYVKVPARNVIKANLDWEIMPALSISALASYHALKYSRIKKGDVVVVFGSSGNAGLFASQLAEIMGGIVVSVTNNELKVSSNVVTYTEVEEAVKNITDGEMADIVVNPLGSKYWDLGLRLLKQGGKMVFFGTLSGNKVTIDLTQAYLRHISFIGTVRGTFEEFRELTEICNKCKSFVWKEFPLSNGKEALLSLFSKERKGRILISI, from the coding sequence GTGAGGAACTTGAAAGCCCTTGTTTTCGATAAGAATGGAATAGAGAATTTGAAATATTCTGACGTCGATATGCCTATGATAAAAGATGACGAAGTTCTCGTAAAAATAGTAAAATCTGGAGTTACTCAGCTTGATTATATGACTATTTCCTCTATGAAGGTAAATCCTATTCCACATATAGCGGGTTCAGAGTTTTCTGGAATAGTTGAGGAAGTAGGAAATAACGTTAATAATGTAAAAGAAGGAGACAAAGTCGCTGTATATACAAGAACTTTCGATGGAAATTGCAACTATTGTAAAAGAGGGTTAGAAATGTTATGCAAAGCGGGAAGAAGAATAGGAATAGATGAAAATGGAGGATATGCTGAATATGTTAAAGTACCTGCAAGGAACGTAATTAAAGCAAATCTAGACTGGGAGATCATGCCAGCATTATCAATATCTGCATTAGCTTCTTATCATGCACTAAAATATTCAAGGATAAAAAAAGGAGACGTAGTAGTAGTTTTTGGATCTTCAGGAAATGCTGGACTTTTCGCATCACAATTAGCTGAAATTATGGGAGGGATTGTAGTATCTGTTACTAATAATGAATTGAAAGTTTCTAGTAATGTAGTAACGTATACTGAGGTAGAGGAAGCAGTAAAGAATATAACTGATGGTGAGATGGCAGATATTGTCGTAAATCCTCTGGGAAGTAAATATTGGGATTTAGGACTTAGATTATTGAAACAAGGAGGTAAAATGGTTTTCTTCGGCACATTAAGTGGAAATAAAGTTACAATAGACTTAACGCAAGCATATCTTAGACATATATCATTTATAGGTACTGTTAGAGGAACTTTCGAAGAATTTAGAGAATTAACAGAAATCTGTAATAAATGCAAATCCTTCGTTTGGAAGGAATTTCCATTAAGCAATGGAAAAGAAGCTCTGTTGTCTTTATTTTCTAAAGAGAGAAAAGGTAGAATTCTAATTTCTATATAA
- a CDS encoding transporter codes for MISRNTAFVAVTSVIAYALPTYVIVAPAYTVNQFNVAQWLAFLIVSIPFGGRVIGALSYQKIIVSLGSRLTFLTSLFSLGIISIASGIVSNIGILIVLRLLVGVMFGLATSFAVEQAIKTGNRFITALTMSGWAIGWIGGAFAYLDLKTWYLIALSGGITIPLSLLYQKTDSFKGEKIKLGLPSLLSVLAFFFAFEPAFILQLAPTILEKEGGLSWLILGYSISVPMYFIIPALARILGETKAIIISTSISALSGTLFFVTGIPYLVVIFNAFGLGINSLAPRISQFYGAGARNMGVALNAAALGGVIVPVVGSINIKIVASLITAISMIALLIMGIKVREGIAVGNYRSTSNYSSISNSVERYNLKYIKIINKLQNYITRSFKRINLSNKRVLAILSTIDFHFYHRFG; via the coding sequence ATGATTAGCAGAAATACAGCATTTGTGGCTGTAACATCAGTAATTGCTTATGCTTTACCTACATACGTTATCGTTGCACCAGCATATACTGTAAACCAATTTAATGTAGCACAATGGTTAGCTTTTCTCATAGTTTCTATTCCATTTGGAGGAAGAGTTATAGGAGCTCTTTCATATCAAAAAATAATTGTCTCACTAGGTTCTAGATTAACATTCCTAACTTCATTGTTCTCTTTAGGTATAATTTCAATAGCTAGTGGAATAGTTAGTAACATTGGAATTCTCATAGTATTAAGGCTTTTAGTTGGAGTAATGTTTGGTCTAGCTACTTCATTTGCAGTCGAACAAGCTATAAAAACAGGAAATAGATTCATTACCGCATTAACCATGAGTGGTTGGGCAATAGGATGGATAGGCGGTGCATTTGCATATCTAGATTTGAAGACATGGTACCTAATAGCTCTCTCCGGAGGTATTACAATACCCTTATCTTTACTATATCAAAAAACAGATTCCTTTAAAGGTGAAAAAATAAAACTAGGATTACCATCACTATTGTCAGTCCTAGCTTTCTTTTTCGCCTTCGAACCAGCATTTATATTACAACTTGCTCCTACTATTCTTGAAAAAGAAGGAGGACTAAGTTGGCTTATATTAGGATATTCAATTTCAGTGCCTATGTATTTCATAATTCCTGCATTAGCTAGAATTTTAGGAGAAACTAAAGCAATAATTATTTCCACCTCTATTTCAGCACTATCAGGAACTTTATTCTTTGTTACTGGAATTCCTTATTTAGTAGTAATATTTAATGCGTTTGGTTTAGGTATAAACTCTTTAGCTCCTAGGATATCTCAGTTTTATGGTGCTGGAGCTAGGAACATGGGAGTGGCTTTAAATGCAGCAGCATTAGGTGGCGTAATAGTTCCAGTAGTGGGATCTATTAATATCAAGATTGTTGCATCATTAATAACTGCTATATCAATGATTGCATTACTCATAATGGGAATTAAGGTAAGAGAAGGAATAGCAGTAGGAAATTATAGAAGTACTTCAAATTATAGTTCCATATCAAATAGCGTGGAAAGGTATAATTTAAAATATATAAAAATAATAAATAAATTACAAAATTATATTACAAGAAGTTTTAAAAGAATTAATTTATCTAATAAAAGAGTCTTGGCTATACTAAGTACTATTGACTTTCATTTTTATCATAGATTTGGGTAA
- the hsp14 gene encoding archaeal heat shock protein Hsp14 — translation MSFSGIVKKEITKRVEDLTRSFYESALPPVDIYEEGGYLIVVADLAGFNKTNIHARITPQNELVIEADREISETGTKYLTQRPKSIRRVISLPVAVKKDGEITGKYENGVLTLRFPVEGSATVKIE, via the coding sequence GTGAGTTTTTCAGGAATAGTAAAGAAAGAAATAACAAAAAGAGTTGAAGATTTAACTAGAAGTTTTTATGAATCTGCGTTGCCTCCTGTTGATATTTATGAAGAAGGGGGTTATTTAATAGTAGTAGCTGATTTAGCAGGCTTCAATAAGACAAACATACATGCAAGGATTACTCCTCAAAATGAGTTAGTAATTGAAGCAGATAGAGAGATAAGCGAGACAGGAACTAAATATCTAACGCAAAGACCTAAAAGTATAAGGAGAGTAATATCCTTACCAGTAGCTGTTAAAAAAGACGGAGAAATAACAGGAAAATACGAAAATGGCGTATTAACATTAAGATTCCCTGTAGAGGGATCAGCTACTGTAAAAATAGAATGA
- a CDS encoding MFS transporter, with the protein MSNSTNYLGSYISWVMDSYDLGAVVITASILEKLYYPTLGLLGAVLPIVFTIISRPLGGFVFGYLADLRGRKKALIFTVLGYSLTIGLTGLLPTYYQIGILAPVILSLLRLMQGVFIGGDVSSSFTLAMESVSRRRGLTSGIMQSGTLVGFVIVDLLFTFLAPTKDFISIGWRYIFILGIIPAALAVIIRAKLTESKVFLEAKKESPLIGLKPIIQTILVMIGFWIMIYAGPQFVPVLFGTVMHLSPAVYGPLALFMNLIGIPAMIISGLISDYIGRRTMAIIGSIISVLAAGIFYFGIEHALLLPTLIFGFGINLPSAISPAYLAERFKTFSRATGVGFSYNGAFIVAGFSSIYISLFSKISNPYIAAFTVLSIGAIISIFGLSMGPETLKTSELKVE; encoded by the coding sequence ATGTCAAATTCGACAAATTATCTTGGGTCATATATTTCATGGGTTATGGATTCTTATGATTTAGGTGCAGTTGTTATTACAGCTAGTATATTAGAAAAATTATATTATCCTACATTAGGTCTCTTAGGTGCTGTTTTACCAATAGTTTTCACTATAATATCAAGACCTTTAGGAGGATTTGTTTTTGGTTATTTGGCAGATTTAAGAGGAAGGAAAAAGGCGTTAATTTTCACAGTATTAGGATATTCCTTAACTATAGGCTTAACTGGGCTTTTACCTACATATTATCAAATAGGTATTTTAGCTCCAGTTATTCTGTCTCTATTAAGGCTTATGCAAGGGGTCTTTATAGGAGGTGATGTATCATCAAGTTTTACATTAGCAATGGAGAGCGTAAGTAGAAGAAGAGGTTTAACTTCAGGGATAATGCAGTCAGGTACATTAGTTGGTTTCGTTATAGTTGATCTATTATTTACATTTTTAGCTCCAACTAAAGATTTTATATCTATTGGTTGGAGATATATATTTATTCTAGGTATAATCCCAGCTGCTTTAGCAGTAATAATAAGAGCTAAACTAACAGAATCAAAGGTATTTCTAGAAGCTAAAAAAGAGTCTCCTTTAATTGGTCTTAAACCAATTATTCAAACTATCTTAGTAATGATAGGCTTTTGGATAATGATTTACGCAGGACCTCAATTCGTACCAGTTCTTTTCGGAACCGTAATGCATTTATCTCCTGCAGTTTATGGGCCTTTAGCCTTATTCATGAACTTAATAGGAATACCTGCAATGATAATTTCAGGATTAATTTCTGATTATATAGGGAGAAGAACAATGGCTATTATAGGCTCTATAATATCAGTTTTAGCTGCAGGAATATTCTATTTTGGAATTGAGCATGCACTTTTACTTCCTACATTAATATTCGGTTTTGGGATAAATCTACCTTCAGCAATATCTCCTGCTTATCTTGCTGAGAGATTTAAGACGTTTAGTAGAGCTACTGGAGTTGGTTTTTCCTATAATGGAGCATTTATTGTAGCAGGATTCTCTTCAATTTATATTTCACTATTCTCTAAGATATCTAATCCATATATTGCTGCATTTACAGTTCTTAGTATAGGAGCAATAATTTCAATATTTGGTTTATCGATGGGTCCAGAAACCTTGAAAACTAGCGAGTTAAAAGTAGAATAA
- a CDS encoding ABC1 kinase family protein, translating into MLKRTIEVATKLFPRVLMIRHYRKLMLEGKSLDDKEMEKEAEKLLNALISLGPAFIKMGQMISVHSDVLPEPYLKVLSRLQDQVPPSPWEEVKKEIEEDLGEKINEFEINNEPISSASIGQVYLAKTKEGNEVVFKVNRPKIREVVKEDVEVIKRLLPFLRFLFDESFYESFKAIVNDFSSRIFEEMDFTKEEFYMKKIKEELSEFPDVRVPEPYFATKRVLIMEYIKAHKVTSEEAKKIIQPSYLAYRVFKIFMVLLLEKEYFHADPHPGNIAVDDEGNIVIYDFGMIGRMDKDTRNKLIRAYTALIRLDGVGLVRVLEELNAVQPEADRELLAKGIELFLKGFQGVTPETLEVEEFIQAANEVFYRFPLRLPEKMVLYVRMTSTLGGTCTQIDPDFNFFERLVDLIEDEGLVFPAMIDEVKDTLSNAIRKFRLSLLEKPEKPKKEKYETLPIAIIVLSIILYIAFKQPILSILLAILGVVLKRG; encoded by the coding sequence ATGCTTAAGAGAACTATTGAGGTAGCTACGAAATTATTTCCACGTGTTTTGATGATTAGACATTATAGAAAATTGATGCTTGAGGGAAAAAGTTTAGATGATAAGGAAATGGAAAAAGAAGCGGAAAAGCTTCTTAATGCGTTAATTTCCTTAGGTCCTGCTTTCATAAAAATGGGTCAAATGATTTCTGTTCATTCCGATGTTTTACCTGAACCTTACTTAAAGGTTCTTTCTAGATTACAAGATCAAGTACCTCCGTCTCCTTGGGAAGAAGTTAAAAAAGAAATTGAGGAGGATCTAGGAGAAAAAATTAATGAATTTGAAATTAATAATGAGCCTATATCCTCAGCAAGTATAGGACAAGTATATTTAGCTAAGACTAAAGAAGGTAATGAAGTAGTCTTTAAGGTGAATAGACCTAAAATAAGGGAAGTTGTAAAAGAGGATGTTGAAGTAATAAAAAGGCTATTGCCATTTTTAAGATTTTTATTTGATGAATCATTCTACGAGAGTTTTAAGGCAATAGTTAATGACTTTTCTTCAAGAATTTTTGAGGAAATGGATTTCACTAAAGAAGAGTTTTACATGAAAAAAATTAAGGAAGAGCTTAGCGAATTTCCAGATGTTAGAGTACCGGAACCTTATTTCGCTACAAAAAGAGTATTAATTATGGAATATATAAAGGCACATAAAGTAACGTCTGAAGAAGCTAAAAAAATTATTCAACCCTCCTATTTGGCCTATAGGGTCTTTAAAATTTTCATGGTTCTCCTTTTAGAAAAAGAGTATTTTCATGCAGATCCGCACCCAGGGAACATTGCAGTTGATGACGAGGGAAACATAGTAATTTACGATTTTGGAATGATAGGAAGAATGGATAAGGATACCAGAAATAAGCTAATAAGAGCATATACTGCATTAATAAGACTTGATGGTGTAGGTTTAGTAAGAGTATTAGAGGAACTTAATGCTGTGCAACCAGAAGCAGATAGAGAGCTTTTAGCTAAAGGAATAGAACTCTTTTTAAAAGGGTTTCAAGGAGTTACTCCAGAAACGTTGGAAGTAGAGGAATTTATACAGGCAGCAAACGAGGTATTCTATAGATTTCCGCTTAGATTGCCAGAAAAGATGGTTCTCTATGTTAGAATGACGTCTACTTTAGGAGGAACATGTACACAAATAGATCCTGATTTTAATTTTTTTGAGAGATTAGTAGATTTAATTGAAGATGAAGGACTAGTATTTCCAGCAATGATAGACGAGGTTAAGGATACATTATCTAATGCTATAAGGAAATTCAGACTCTCGTTACTAGAGAAACCCGAAAAACCAAAAAAGGAAAAATATGAAACATTGCCTATTGCAATTATAGTACTGTCAATTATATTATATATTGCTTTTAAGCAACCTATCCTATCTATTCTCTTAGCTATTTTAGGAGTAGTATTAAAAAGAGGCTAA
- the doxA gene encoding thiosulfate:quinone oxidoreductase small subunit, whose product MERTVIIGIIFAILIAGWILGTGQWSYGNVVGPLFNNSKLPKLDITYANAYPVSNGTEIILNITDIDGPDAYPASGTMMIISNSTYSLTLNSSEIYHDTVKIIQAPWNENKKDSVNSYSGFVIILGSEAQFQLIIPVHLSPGTYKITLVTPAISPSRWATATITIS is encoded by the coding sequence ATGGAAAGAACAGTAATAATTGGAATAATTTTCGCAATATTAATTGCTGGTTGGATATTAGGAACAGGTCAGTGGTCGTATGGTAACGTAGTAGGACCATTATTTAATAATTCGAAATTACCTAAACTCGATATTACATATGCTAATGCATATCCAGTATCTAATGGAACTGAGATAATATTGAACATAACAGATATAGATGGACCAGACGCTTATCCGGCATCTGGAACAATGATGATAATAAGTAACTCTACATATTCATTAACCCTAAACTCATCAGAGATATATCATGATACAGTAAAGATAATACAAGCACCATGGAACGAGAATAAGAAAGATTCAGTAAATAGTTACTCTGGATTTGTAATAATATTAGGAAGCGAGGCACAGTTCCAACTAATAATTCCAGTTCACTTATCTCCAGGGACTTATAAAATAACTTTAGTAACTCCAGCCATAAGTCCAAGTAGATGGGCTACTGCAACAATAACTATAAGCTAA
- a CDS encoding MFS transporter: MWALGFSFFITLYDVINVGVALPVIPFITNSSEASMIAALGLFGYIPGAIGLSYLADIIGRRPTLIISAFLTTIGSFGDALATNYPMLAVFRFLTGMGIGADLVLVMTYLAEMAPNSKRGLYVNLAYIGGWAGIGLGPFLGAVLVDTYPTIGWRLVFAVGGALALMALAIRATAPETVRFLAKAHKFDEAGRLVSRMEETSMRRANVNMLPEPQILNYTIHHKNPFSIFKNPKYLKRYIVLLALIFFWYFGEYPYLTLFTTWTKDVLGYTSSLEASAIFLFGLAGVASFLGSIGIRPLLERMDRRILVTLANTGFVLGMAIAVLGGLYRSMPLFFTGMVIGNFIGVGWSNQLNYLLATENYPTYARATAYAMTDGLAHLGAAIAQLILLSSLIPLLGSFGGWMVIEFEMIIAGILTIFTIPRTLGRRLEEVNELEELETQTQLKE, translated from the coding sequence ATATGGGCGTTAGGGTTTAGCTTCTTTATTACATTATACGATGTAATAAACGTAGGTGTGGCTTTACCAGTAATTCCATTTATAACTAATTCTTCTGAAGCTTCAATGATAGCAGCTTTAGGTCTATTCGGATATATCCCTGGCGCAATAGGACTTTCTTATTTAGCTGATATAATAGGGAGAAGGCCTACTTTAATAATATCTGCCTTTTTAACAACTATAGGAAGCTTTGGTGACGCATTAGCTACAAATTATCCAATGCTTGCAGTTTTTAGATTCCTTACTGGAATGGGAATAGGTGCTGATCTAGTTTTAGTAATGACATACTTAGCAGAAATGGCTCCTAATTCCAAAAGAGGTCTTTACGTAAACCTGGCTTACATAGGCGGATGGGCAGGAATAGGCTTGGGACCATTTTTAGGAGCAGTACTGGTAGATACGTATCCTACTATAGGTTGGAGATTAGTTTTTGCTGTTGGCGGAGCTCTTGCATTAATGGCTTTAGCCATAAGGGCTACCGCACCAGAAACTGTTAGATTCTTAGCTAAAGCACATAAGTTTGATGAAGCAGGAAGATTAGTAAGTAGAATGGAAGAAACTTCAATGAGAAGGGCTAACGTAAATATGTTACCTGAACCTCAAATATTGAATTACACTATTCACCATAAAAATCCTTTCAGCATATTTAAGAATCCAAAGTATTTAAAAAGATACATTGTACTTTTAGCGCTAATATTTTTCTGGTATTTTGGGGAATACCCATACTTAACATTATTTACTACATGGACTAAAGACGTCTTAGGATATACTTCCTCCCTAGAAGCTTCAGCAATATTCTTATTTGGATTAGCTGGTGTAGCAAGTTTCTTAGGATCTATAGGTATTAGGCCACTTCTTGAAAGAATGGATAGAAGAATTCTAGTGACATTAGCTAATACTGGCTTTGTATTAGGTATGGCAATAGCAGTATTAGGTGGGCTCTATAGATCAATGCCGTTATTCTTTACGGGTATGGTCATAGGTAACTTTATTGGAGTGGGCTGGTCAAATCAATTAAACTATCTATTGGCTACTGAAAACTACCCAACGTACGCTAGAGCTACTGCTTACGCTATGACTGATGGTTTGGCTCATTTGGGTGCTGCTATAGCTCAGTTAATACTTCTATCTTCATTAATACCATTATTAGGAAGCTTTGGAGGATGGATGGTAATAGAATTTGAAATGATAATTGCAGGCATATTAACAATATTTACTATACCTAGAACTTTAGGAAGAAGATTAGAAGAAGTTAATGAATTAGAAGAATTAGAGACACAAACTCAATTAAAAGAGTGA
- the doxD gene encoding thiosulfate:quinone oxidoreductase large subunit produces the protein MAGKEMLHAGNSTRMEYLWPVRFAVGWMYLDGGLRKAVLKPAKLDPNSASFVGGKLVNFLPHAGPFKGLLLFTLENKAFDVTFLTIFSYVEIIVGLFIVIGLLTRLASLGALGMAVGFAPAYWLGSTCEDEWQIGALLTAGAVTLMLTAPGRVFGLDYFLYKKFGDRPLAKNVPILKWIKLW, from the coding sequence ATGGCAGGAAAAGAAATGCTTCACGCTGGCAATAGTACAAGAATGGAATACTTATGGCCAGTAAGATTTGCAGTAGGCTGGATGTATCTAGACGGCGGATTAAGAAAGGCAGTATTAAAACCAGCAAAACTAGATCCTAATTCAGCGTCTTTCGTAGGTGGAAAGCTAGTAAACTTTTTACCACATGCAGGCCCATTCAAAGGATTATTATTATTCACACTAGAAAACAAAGCGTTTGATGTAACTTTCTTAACTATATTCAGTTACGTAGAAATAATAGTAGGATTATTCATAGTAATTGGTTTATTGACTAGGTTAGCGTCATTAGGAGCATTAGGTATGGCTGTAGGATTTGCTCCAGCATACTGGCTAGGATCAACATGTGAAGATGAATGGCAAATAGGAGCATTATTAACTGCAGGCGCTGTAACTCTAATGCTTACCGCACCAGGTAGAGTTTTTGGTTTAGATTATTTCCTATATAAGAAATTTGGAGATAGGCCATTAGCTAAAAACGTTCCAATACTTAAATGGATCAAATTATGGTGA